One stretch of Equus przewalskii isolate Varuska chromosome 9, EquPr2, whole genome shotgun sequence DNA includes these proteins:
- the BBC3 gene encoding bcl-2-binding component 3: MARARQEGSSPEPVEGLARDGPRPFPLSRLVPSAVSCGLCEPGLPAAPAAPALLPAAYLCAPAAPPAVTAALGGPRWPGGPRSRPRAPRPDGPQPSLLPAEQHLESPVPSAPGALEGGPTQAAPGVRGEEEQWAREIGAQLRRMADDLNALYERRRQEEQQRHRPSPWRVLYNLIMGLLPLPRGRAAPEMEPN, translated from the exons ATGGCCCGAGCACGCCAGGAGGGCAGCTCCCCGGAGCCGGTAGAGGGCCTGGCCCGCGACGGCCCGCGCCCCTTCCCGCTCAGCCGCCTGGTGCCCTCGGCCGTGTCCTGCGGCCTCTGCGAGCCCGGCCtgcccgccgcgcccgccgcgcccgcccTGCTGCCCGCTGCCTACCTCtgcgcccccgccgccccgcccgccgtCACCGCCGCCCTGGGGGGCCCCCGCTGGCCTGGGGGCCCCCGCAGCCGTCCCCGAGCCCCGCGCCCCGACG GTCCACAGCCCTCACTCTTGCCGGCCGAGCAGCACCTGGAGTCGCCGGTGCCCAGCGCCCCGGGGGCCCTGGAGGGCGGCCCCACCCAGGCAGCCCCGGGAGTccggggggaggaggagcagtggGCCCGGGAGATCGGGGCCCAGCTGCGGCGGATGGCGGACGACCTGAACGCGCTGTACGAGCGGCGG AGACAAGAGGAGCAGCAGCGACACCGCCCCTCGCCCTGGAGGGTCCTGTACAATCTCATCATGGGACTCCTGCCCCTACCCAGGGGCCGAGCGGCCCCGGAGATGGAGCCCAACTAG